From the Rhinolophus sinicus isolate RSC01 linkage group LG02, ASM3656204v1, whole genome shotgun sequence genome, one window contains:
- the WFS1 gene encoding wolframin: MDSSTPPASPQPPPPPQPQARSRLNATASVEQEKSGAPRAPGPHIGPGSDVGDTAAPAVPQAPRARSRERVDGTGSVKGDMDTPFEEVLEKAKAGDPKAQTEVGKHYLQLASDGDEELNNCTAVDWLVLAAKQGRREAVKLLRRCLADRKGITSENEQEVKQLSSETDLERAVRKAALVMYWKLNPKKKKQMAVSELLENVGQVNEHDGVAQPGPVPKSLQKQRRVLERLVSSESKNYMALDDFVEITKKYAKGIVPTNLFLGDDDDDELAGKSPEDLPLRLKVVKFPLHAIMEIKEYLIEMASRAGMHWLSSIVPTHHINALIFFFIVSNLTIDFFAFFVPLVVFYLSFISMVICTLKVFQDSKAWESFRTLTGLLQRFEPNLDVEQAEGNFSWNHLEPYLHFLLSVVFVIFSFPIASKDCMPCSELALVCVFFTVTSYMSLSASAEPYTRRALVTEVAAGLLSLLPSLPFDCHYLKLLGQTFVTVPVGHLLLLNVSIPCLLYVYLLFLFFRMAQLRHFKGTYCYLVPYLVCFMWCELSVVLLLESTGLGLVRASIGYFLFLFALPILVAGLALMGLVQFARWFVSLELTKITVTLAVCSVPLLFRWWTKANFSVVQMVKSLTRSSLVKLILVWITAIVLFCWFYVYRSEGMKVYNSTLTWQQYGFLCGPRAWKETNMARTQILCSHLEGHRVTWTGRFKYVRVTDIDNSAESAINMLPFAVGDWMRCLYGEAYPACSPGGAPTAEQELCRLKLLAKHPCHIKRFDRYKFEITVGMPFSANGSRGPEDDDVTKDIVLRASNEFKDVLLSLRHGSLIEFSTVLEGRLGSKWPVFELKAISCLNCMTQLAPARRHVKVEQDWRSTVHGAVKFAFDFFFFPFLSAV; the protein is encoded by the exons GGTCCGTGAAGGGAGACATGGACACCCCCTTTGAAGAAGTCCTGGAGAAGGCCAAGGCTGGGGACCCCAAAGCGCAGACGGAG GTGGGGAAGCACTACCTGCAGCTGGCCAGCGACGGGGACGAGGAGCTCAACAACTGCACGGCCGTGGACTGGCTGGTCCTGGCCGCCAAGCAGGGCCGGCGCGAGGCCGTCAAGCTCCTCCGCCGGTGCCTGGCGGACAGAAAAG GCATCACCTCCGAGAACGAGCAGGAGGTGAAGCAGCTGTCGTCCGAGACCGACCTCGAGCGGGCCGTGCGCAAGGCGGCCCTCGTCATGTACTGGAAGCTCAACCCCAAGAAGAAGAAGCAGATGGCCGTGTCCGAGCTGCTGGAGAACGTCGGCCAGGTCAACGAGCACG atggagTGGCACAGCCAGGCCCTGTCCCCAAGTCACTGCAGAAGCAGAGGCGGGTGCTGGAGCGCCTGGTCAGTAGCGAAT CCAAGAACTACATGGCCCTGGATGACTTCGTGGAGATCACCAAGAAGTACGCCAAGGGTATCGTTCCCACCAACCTCTTCCTGGGGGACGATGACGATGACGAGCTGGCAGGCAAGAGCCCCGAGGACCTGCCCCTGCGCCTCAAG GTGGTCAAGTTCCCGCTGCACGCCATCATGGAAATCAAAGAGTACCTGATCGAGATGGCGTCCAGAGCCGGCATGCACTGGCTGTCCTCCATCGTGCCCACCCACCACATCAACGCCCTCATCTTCTTCTTCATCGTCAGCAACCTCACCATCGACTTCTTCGCCTTCTTCGTCCCCCTCGTCGTCTTCTACCTGTCCTTCATCTCCATGGTGATCTGCACCCTCAAGGTTTTCCAGGACAGCAAGGCCTGGGAGAGCTTCCGCACCCTCACAGGCCTGCTGCAGCGCTTCGAGCCCAACCTGGACGTGGAGCAGGCCGAGGGCAACTTCAGCTGGAACCACCTGGAGCCCTACCTGCACTTCCTGCTGTCCGTCGTCTTCGTCATCTTCTCCTTCCCCATCGCCAGCAAGGACTGCATGCCCTGCTCGGAGCTGGCCCTCGTGTGCGTCTTCTTCACCGTCACCAGCTACATGAGTCTGAGCGCGTCGGCCGAGCCCTACACCCGGAGGGCCCTGGTGACCGAGGTGGCTGCCGGCCTGCTTTCCctcctgcccagcctgcccttcGACTGCCACTACCTGAAGCTCCTGGGCCAGACCTTCGTCACCGTGCCCGTGGGCCACCTCCTCCTGCTCAACGTCAGCATCCCCTGCCTGCTCTACGTCTACCTGCTGTTCCTCTTCTTCCGCATGGCCCAGCTGCGGCACTTCAAGGGCACCTACTGCTACCTGGTCCCCTACCTGGTCTGCTTCATGTGGTGCGAGCTCTCCGTGGTCCTCCTGCTCGAGTCCACCGGCCTGGGGCTGGTCCGCGCGTCCATCGGctacttcctcttcctcttcgCGCTCCCCATCCTGGTGGCCGGCCTGGCGCTGATGGGCCTGGTGCAGTTTGCCCGCTGGTTCGTGTCCCTGGAGCTCACCAAGATCACCGTCACCTTGGCGGTCTGCAGCGTCCCCCTGCTGTTCCGCTGGTGGACCAAGGCCAACTTCTCGGTGGTGCAGATGGTGAAGTCCCTGACCCGGAGCTCCCTGGTCAAGCTCATCCTGGTGTGGATCACGGCCATCGTGCTGTTCTGCTGGTTCTACGTGTACCGGTCGGAGGGCATGAAGGTCTACAACTCCACGCTGACCTGGCAGCAGTACGGCTTCCTGTGCGGCCCGCGCGCCTGGAAGGAGACCAACATGGCGCGCACCCAGATCCTGTGCAGCCACCTGGAGGGTCACAGGGTCACGTGGACGGGCCGCTTCAAGTACGTGCGGGTGACGGACATCGACAACAGCGCCGAGTCGGCCATCAACATGCTCCCGTTCGCCGTGGGCGACTGGATGCGCTGCCTGTACGGCGAGGCCTACCCCGCCTGCAGCCCCGGCGGCGCGCCCACGGCCGAGCAAGAGCTGTGCCGCCTCAAGCTGCTGGCCAAGCACCCCTGCCACATCAAGAGGTTCGACCGCTACAAGTTCGAGATCACGGTGGGCATGCCCTTCAGCGCCAACGGCTCCCGCGGCCCCGAGGACGACGACGTCACCAAGGACATCGTGCTGCGGGCCAGCAACGAGTTCAAGGACGTGCTGCTCAGCCTGCGGCACGGAAGCCTCATCGAATTCAGCACCGTCCTCGAGGGCCGCCTGGGCAGCAAGTGGCCCGTCTTCGAGCTCAAGGCCATCAGCTGCCTCAACTGCATGACCCAGCTGGCGCCCGCCCGGCGGCACGTGAAGGTGGAACAGGACTGGCGCAGCACCGTGCACGGCGCCGTGAAGTTCGCCTTCGACTTCTTCTTCTTCCCGTTCCTGTCGGCTGTGTGA